The Acidobacteriota bacterium genome segment GACTCCATCTGCATCAAGGACATGGCGGCGCTGCTGAAACCCCGGGCGGCCTACGACCTCGTCAGGGGGATCAAGGACGCCTGCGGCGAGGAGACCCGCGTCCAGGTTCACGTGCACGCCACCACCGGGGTCACCCTGGTCAGCCTGATGAAGGCGATCGAGGCGGGCGCCGACTGCGTGGACGCCGCGCTGAGCCCGCTCAGCCTGGGCCCCGGCCACAACCCGACCGAGAGCGTCGTCGAGATGCTCCAGGGAACCGAATTCACCACCGCCCTGGACAAGAGCCGCATCCTGAAGCTCAAGCAGCACTTCAACTCGATCCGCCCCCGGTACCAGGAGTTCCTCTCCAACATCACCGGGGTGGAGACGGAGATCTTCGAAAGCCAGATCCCCGGAGGCATGATTTCCAACATGGAGAGCCAGCTGAAGCAGCAGAAGGCGGGCGACCGCATGGCCGAGGTGCTGGCGGAGGTCCCGAAGGTGCGGGCCGACGCGGGTTTCCCGCCCCTGGTCACCCCCTCGAGCCAGATCGTCGGCACCCAGGCGGTCTTCAACGTCCTGATGGGCAAATACAAGGTGCTGACGGGCGAATTCGTCGACCTGATGCTGGGGTACTACGGCGAAACCATCGGCCCGCGCAATCCGGAGGTGATCGCCATCGCGGCCGGCAAATCCACCAAGGAACCGATCACCTGCCGCCCAGCCGACCTGCTCAAGCCGGAATGGCAGGACCTGCGCAAGGCGGCGCTGGAACTGCCCGGCTGCAACGGGTCGGACGAGGACGTGCTGACCTACGCCATGTTCCCGCAGGTGGCCCCCAAGTTCTTCGCCACCCGGGACGAGGGGCCGAAGAACTTGGGCAAGGACCCGGGCGCCCAACCGGCCGCCGCGCCGGCCGCGGCCCCCGTCGCCGACAACGGCAAGGGGCCCGTGCGCTCGCCCATCACCTACAACGTAAAGCTCAAAGGAATCACGCACCAGGTCACGGTCACACCGGCCTAAAGGGGGATCATTCGACATGTCCAATATGACCATGCAGGAAAGAATCGAGGAACTGCGGAAGCGGCGCAAGCAGGCGA includes the following:
- a CDS encoding methylmalonyl-CoA carboxytransferase subunit 5S codes for the protein LDKAGYWSVECWGGATFDSCIRFLNEDPWERLRTFRKLMPNTRLQMLLRGQNLLGYRHYEDGVVDRFVEKAAETGIDVFRVFDALNDIRNLERAVAAVRRTGKHAQGAISYTVSPLHTTGGFVDLAKKLLDRGCDSICIKDMAALLKPRAAYDLVRGIKDACGEETRVQVHVHATTGVTLVSLMKAIEAGADCVDAALSPLSLGPGHNPTESVVEMLQGTEFTTALDKSRILKLKQHFNSIRPRYQEFLSNITGVETEIFESQIPGGMISNMESQLKQQKAGDRMAEVLAEVPKVRADAGFPPLVTPSSQIVGTQAVFNVLMGKYKVLTGEFVDLMLGYYGETIGPRNPEVIAIAAGKSTKEPITCRPADLLKPEWQDLRKAALELPGCNGSDEDVLTYAMFPQVAPKFFATRDEGPKNLGKDPGAQPAAAPAAAPVADNGKGPVRSPITYNVKLKGITHQVTVTPA